A stretch of DNA from Bacillota bacterium:
AGACGCCGCCACCTCACCGTTAATGAGGTAAGAGACGCCGATAACCAGCATCCACACCGGAAACACAAAGTCGCGCAGGGCATTCAGCGGCGCGGTCTGCCACCCCTCGCCGATGCGCCAGGTGATAATCTGCCCGATTTCGGGGATAGTGGGGAAATAGGAATGCATCTGCCCGATGCCGATCATGGTGCCCGGGATGAGGAACCCCAACCACAACAGCGGACTGCGCCAGAAGCGGTCGCCCTCACTGCCCGCCCCCATCATTTCCAACGGCAACTCCATCAGGGGGAAGGTTACACGCTCTTCCTCAATCCACCGGTGCGACAGTATGCGTGCCAGACAACCCATCGCACCCAGCAAAGCCAGCGCAAACACCGTCCACCCGAGCATCGGCACCACCCACGCACCCCATGGGATAGATTGCCCCGGCGCGAGCCCCTCGTAAAACGCCCGCACCGCTTCCCTGTCCCGCACCAGCAACCACGAGGGGATGGCATCGCCCAGTTGCTCAGCGTATGGAACCCCGCCGCGTCGGGGGTAATACTGTGGAGCCACTGCCAGCGTCACCAGCGTCTGCCCGATGGACGCCTGCGGTATCGCCGCCGAGATGAACAGCATCGAGAACACGATGCCCAGTTCCCACTTCTGCATTGCCCAGCTGGCGTGGATGCGCTTCAGGATGCCGTTCAGCACCACCGTCAGGAAAAAGAAGAACACCGCCCCACTCGGCAGAGAAGAGGCGGTGATATATCGCCGGTATATCAGGTTGGAGTGGGTGGTGAGAGCACACAGCATCAGCACCAGAGCCAAACCCCATACCACCGCACGTACTGCCCGCCAGTGAATGGAAACCGCAACCTTCTCCTCCGCCGCGTTGACGACATCCGCTTTGTGGAACACCTTTTCGCGGTACATGGATCTGCCCTTGCTGGACGCCCGTTTGCGTCTCGCGCTACGTTTCACCTCGTGGCGGGCATATCCCTTCCCACAGCATACACCGTCCCACTCCGCGTAAACAGCAATACAAGCGGTCCACCACTGCCCCCGCAGGATTCCTTCCTGCTTCTAACGAACCTGTTTGCAGAGTGCACGGGTTGAGGAGGTCAGAACAGTGGCAGAGCGTTCCGACAATCGCCTGACGCGACGCGAGTTCCTGAGGGAGGGTGCCCTGGTGGCAGCGAATCTGGCTCTAACGGCTTTACCCCATGTGTCCAGCGCACAGGAACAAACTCCCCCGCGCAAGCTGAAACAGGTGGTGACGTGGTGGCCGGTGAGCCGACTGCCCCTGAAGCAGGCTATCGCAGAGCTCAAGCGCATCGGCTTTCACGGTGTGGAGATGGCACCGCGCGAAACGTGGGACGAGATACGCGCCGCCGGATTGCGCATCGCCACGATAGTGGGGCACGCCTCGCTCACCGACGGACTGAACCGAAAGGAAAACCACAACCGCATCGAAGACGAACTCAAGCGGAATATCGACCTCGCCGCACAATACGATATCCCTGTGCTGATCTGTTTCTCCGGAAATCGACGGGGCATATCGGATGAAGAGGGCATTGCCAACTGTGCGGAGGGGCTGAAGCGCGTCGCACCCTACGCGGAACAGAAAGGCGTTACGCTCGCGATGGAGCTGTTGAACAGCAAGGTAGACCATCCGGATTACCAGTGCGACCGCACCTGGTGGGGTGTGGAGGTGTGCAAACGGGTGAACTCGCCGCGCGTGAAGCTGCTCTACGACATCTACCACATGCAGATTATGGAGGGCGACCTCATCCGCACCATCCGCGCCAACATCCAGTACATCGCACACTTCCACACGGCGGGCAACCCTGGACGGCGTGACCCCGACGAGACGCAGGAAATCTACTACCCCGCGGTCATGCGCGCCATCAAGGAGACCAGGTTCGATGGCTTCATCGGGCACGAGTTTGGTCCCAAGGGCGACCCCATTGAGGCTCTGCGCAAGGCTTATCAAATCTGCGATGTGTAAAGGTGCCGCGTGGCGCCCAAAGGAGGTGCACACGTGATCCGAAGGACGACGCAAATATCACCCGCTGCACCTGTCTGGCGACAGGAAAAAGACCGCTACATCGTTACCACAGGCACGTATGCGCTCGCGCTGAGCGTAGCCGACGGCTCTATTCTGTCGCTGATAGCCCGCGGAAGCCAGAAGCCCATCCTCCGCAGTGGTGAATATGGCTTGTGGCATCTTCGCTTCCGCAACGGGGATAAGCTATCTGCAACGAGCCTCTCTCCGCAAACGGAGATACGGGGTAACACGCTGTACCTGCGTTACAGCCATCCGCAGGCACTGGTAACGGTACAGGTCATCGCACAGGCGGAGTACATCGACTGGATGGGCGAGGTTAGCCCACATACGGAAACGGTGCTGGACTTCGCCCTTCCGGCACGCTGCCGGTTTGACCATACCCAGCTGGTGCGGCTGGTGTGCCCCATGGACGGCAATCAGTCGGTCGGTGCGGCGTTCACCGCAAGTTTCTTCGGACAACAGCCAGAAGACCGTCCGTCCGCATGGCGGCCAGCACCCGCAGGTCCAGATGGCTACATCCGCCTGTTCGGTGGTGCGCTCGTGCAGCGGGCGGACGACGACCCGCCGGTAGAGATAGAGCCTGCCGCACAGGCAAGCCGCTGGCTTCCTGAACGAGTCCTTGCTGGTATCAGCGGCGCACGCGCCATCGTGAACCGTCCCTCCCGTCGCGAGCATCTGGATGTGGTGCTCGTGGATTCGCCAAATGGCGTGTACTTCGGCGCACGGCAGATGGGTGCAGGTTACCTGTGGCGCGTGGGCGGGCGCGTGGAATCCGCGCAAAAAGGGATAGTCCGCTCGCTGGTAACGGGAGTTTTGGAGAAACTGGGCGTGCAGGGACGCATTGGGCTGATTGTGCTTACGAATGCCCCCCGCAGCGGAGGCTGGGCGGCAGTCACCATCAGCGAGTGGCAAGAGAGCCTTCAGGAACTGGAAGCCTCCAGCGGTGGACGGCTCCGGCTGCAGCAATTCCACTCCGTGCCGGAGCTGTTGCGAGCGCTGCGCGAAGGCTCATATCTCGCTGTCATCAACCCTTACGGAGAGTGGCTCCCTGCCCCTCCCAGGGGAGGCATCGAGGCAACACTGGAGTCCATACGCTACTTCGTGCAAAACGGCGGGCACTGGTTCGAGGTGGGAGGTTACCCATTCTTCTACGCTCTGCAGCCGGTACAATACTTCTCGATACGAGTGATTTATCCCCCCGCCTTTGCCGATTTCCTGCACTGGGAAACGCAGGCAGGCAACGTCTCCCTGTATCGGGTGCAGCCGCGCAACTGGCAACCCTGGGATCGCGAGCATCTTTTTATTCCCGGCTGGCTTGCCTGGGGCGGTGACGAAAATGGTGGCTATGCCGAGAGGGCGTTCGGCACTTATGTGCCCGCTGGAAGCAGCTGGCGCGCCCCCGTTGTGCGCGTGCATGTCGGTAAAACGGCGCAGCAGGCACTGCAGATGTATGCGAAAGCCAACGGCATCCACCGTCGCCTGTCGCAAAAGATGCGCCGCCCCTTGCTGGAACGGTTCAAACGCGCGGTGCTCGTCTACTATGCTGGTAACGCCAGCGAGAAACTGCAGGCACTGCCTCACCTGCCCGTGCCCAGCCTGATCCACTTCGCAGACTACCTGAAGGGCGGTTTCGACAAAGAGTATCCCGACCACCTTCCGCCCCATCCCGGCTTCGGCACAACGCAGGAGTTGGCCGCGTTCTTGCGCGAAGCCCGACGCAGAGGGCATCTGGTAATGCCCTACACCAACCCGACCTGGTGGTGCGATGACCCGAAAGGTCCCACCTTCCAGCGCGAAGGGGACGCACCACTCCTGCGCACGCTGGACGGACAGCTTTCGCGCGAGCGTTACGGGCAGAACGAGGGCTACACCATCTGCTTCTGGCATCCTGCTGTGCAGCGGGCGAATCGGCGTACCCGTCAGCAGTTTACCGAACAGTTCCCGGTGGACATTCTGTTCCAGGACCAGTGTGGCGCACGCGGCTGGCTATACGATACGAACCCCGTCTCTCCGTCGCCGTATGCCTATACCGAGGGACTGCTCAGCATGGTGGCGGAAGACAGTGCCGTTGTACCGCTTTCCACTGAGAGCGGCTGGGACCAGGTCGCGGAATACGAGTCTCAGCTGTGTGGCATGGCATGGTCGCTGATACCGACAGAGTATGCCCCCGATTGGCGCACACTGCTGCGGGAGCAGTTTCCTCCACACGCATGGGAGGTTTTCCCGCTCGCCCAGTTCCTTGCCCACGACAAAGCCGCGATGGTGATGCATGATTTGGGACAGTTCGTCACCAACCGCGAGGTGCTGGCATGGGTGCTGGGGTTGGGGTTTGGCATCAGCGCGCGCGTGAGCGCAACCGCCCTGTCCTGTGACAGCAGCCGAGAGTGGCTGCGCTGGCTCAGCCGACTCCAGCAGTCGGTCTGCGCACGCTATATCGGCGAGCCACTCCGCGCCTTTCGGCATGAGCGCATCGGTAAGGGAGAGGGCATCCTGCGGGCGGACTTTGGCAGGGTGCGGGTTGTTGCCAACCTGAACCCCCACCCACAGCAGGTTACCGTCGGGCGACAGGGGGTCTTTCTGGCATCCTTCGGCTACTACGCGGTGGGAGAGGGAATGCTCGCCGCGAACCTGCAGGCGGCTGGCAAGCGTGTGTTCGACGCAGAAGGCGTCTCTTTCGTGATAGAAAACCGCTCTTCCCACGCCGACCTGTGGGTTTACGCCCGGGCAGGAGAATCTCTCGCCGTGCCCTGGCAGGGCAGGCAACGCTCCACTCTGCGCCTGCACTGGGACAGTGGCGTGACCTTTCAAACAGCGGCACGGGACGGGACACTTTCCCTCACTACCCCAACTGCCCCGGCGCGGCAGCAGGTGGCGCCACCTGCTACGCTGGCAAAACGAGCACCACGCGACTGGATGCCGAAGCCCGCTATCGGTGTTCTGGACATGCCTGGTCTCTCTCCCGTGTGGAGCACAATCACGCCCGAAAAGTGGCTCCGCGCACTGCAAGCATCACGCCTGACGAAAGAATGGAAAGTCCCCGTTCGTGCCATTTCCAGCGCAGCTGAGCTCAACCGGGCACTGGACGCGGGCGTTACCCGCTGGTTCGCTATCGTGAATCCCTATGGGGAGGTATTTCCTGCCGAAGGGGGATGGGCGTCGATGCTGGAGCGCATCAAACGCTACGTGCAAAATGGGGGTATCTGGTGGGAGACAGCTGGCTACTCGTTTTTCATCGCAAGCTACCCACAGCGCGACGGCTGGAGGCAGGAAGTCGTCAGCACGAGAGGTATGGAAACACTGGGGCTACCAGTGGGCGGAGGTAGTGTAGAACAGCCCCCAGAGCCTCTGCTCGTTCCGGAAGAAGGACGGCGATGGCTCGGAGAGCGGTTATCGGAACAGGTTTCGGCACGGCGCAGTGTGGTCAACCGCGGCTTGCCACGCAGCCCCGATGCCCCACCCCATGTTGCCCTTGTCTCGGGACAGCGAGATGATTTCATTGGCGGCTACCGTCTGGGAGGCTGGGGCTGGTTGTGGCGCATCGGCGGTTTTTATCCCAATCCCGACGTGGCAATACCAGTAGTGGTAGCGGTACTGGAACGGCTGTACTCCCAACCGCCACCGCCGCCTCAGCGAGATACCGTCCGCCGCGTCTGGCACGCAACCATTACCTGACAACTGGAGGCAAAGAAGATGTACTCGTGGAGCAGAACGGTGTGGATTTTCTGGCTGATGGGTGTGCTTTGCCTTGCGGAAGCGCAGAGCGTCCAATCTCCATGGATACAGGTAACCTATCGCGGCACGAACGGCGCAGAGGTCAGGCTGGCAGGTATCAGCCTCATCCGCAAAACCTCCTTGCAATCCGCTACCCCCGATTGGAACACACCCTACTACTCCAGCGGCGGCACCGCTCCGTGCGTGCGGGCAGAATCTTCGCAAAGGCGTCTTGTGGCAGAGCATGGCAGGCTGGACTCGCCCTTCACTGCTACCGAAGAGTGGCGCCTGCTGGACGACTATACGTTACAGGTTACCGTGCGTTGCGCCATCACGCAGGATGTGCCTGCCATCGCCGAGTACTGCGTGGGCTACCTGCGGGCGCAGCCGCTGGTCGGCGCGACGTACACCGCAGAGACGCCGGACGGTATCCTCAGCGGGACCATCCCCGCCGTCGCCAGAACGGCAGACAGAGACGACAGCACCTTTGCGCGTAGATTCCGCAAGCTGACGTTGCAAACCCGCTTCGGCACGCTGGAAATCACCGCCGAAGGCGACAACCCCGACATCATCCTGTTTGACGGTCGCAAAAACTCTCAGGGCTGGGCACGAGAGGCTCCCACCCTGTGGCTGGGTTATCTGCAGTTCCCCCTGCAGAAAGGCTTACCGGTCACCCTGCGGGTTACCATACGCTTTACCCCCGTTGAACGGGTACAACCCGTTGAGCGCGTCGCGGTTGCTACCCGAATCGTGCCGATGAAAGATGCTGTCGGCGTGGAAGTACGCCCCGTGCTTTTGGTGCCCCAACCCAAACAGGTACAGTGGCGTGAAGGATTTCTGCCCCTCAACGCACGCACTCGCGTGGTGGCGATGGATAAAGCAAGCCTTTCTGCCGCCCAGTCCTTTGCAAATATGCTGCGAGACCGCTACGGGCTAACGCTACCCGTAGCCACGGGAATACCCTCGCGCCTGGACAACGCGGTGCTGTTCGGGTTGAGACCTTGCCTCTCCCGCCTTCCGAGAGCTTGGCAATCGTTGCTCAAGGTGCCTGAACAGAAGCAGGGCTATTCTCTGCTGGTAGGGGCGTCGGCGGCAGCAGTCCTCGGCAGCGATGAGCGAGGGGTGTTCTACGGCTCGCAAACACTGCAGCAATGCCTGCAGGCGCGTCCGGAGGGCGCCGCGTTGAGGAGAGTGCTGGTTATAGACTACCCATCCCTCCAGTTTCGTGGCGCGCATCTGTTCCTTGGCAACAACGCTTTGCCTTTCCACAAAAAGCTGATGGAGCGCATTTTCTCACACCTGAAGCTCAACGCGCTGGTGCTGGAGAGCGAGTACACCCGGTGGGACAGCGCGCCGGAAATCGCTGTGGACTTCTCGATGGACAAACGCGACCTGCGGCAGGTTATCGCCTTCGCCCAACAGCATCAGATGGAGGTCATCCCGCTGGTACAGTCGATGGGCCATTCCGAGTGGATTTTCCGCAACGGACAGAACCTGGACATCACCGAAGACCCCGAGAATCCACGCGCCTACTGCCCGCTGAACCCGCGCACCTACTCTTTCATCGATGCAGTATACGACGAGGCTCTGCAGCTCTTCGTACCGCGCTTCTTCCACATCGGGCACGACGAGGTGAACCTGTTCGGCAGGTTCCCCTACCACGAGGAATGCCAGCGGCGCGGGCTAACGCAGCTTTTCGTGGACGACGTACTGCACCATTACAACCGCTTCAAACAGCGTAACATCCGCACCATGATGTGGGGCGATATGTTACTGCATCGCAGCGAATCTGCGGACATGGCGGCGTTTGCCGAAAGCCCGGAAGAGGCGCAGCGCAGGCGAGAAATGCTGCCGAAGGACATCATCATCTGCGACTGGCACTACCAGCCGCGCCCTGCGGAGGAGTTCGTGCAGAAAAACCTGCGCGTGTTCCAGCAAGCGGGTTTCGAGGTGATTGCCACCACCTGGTACACGCCCATGAACATCTACAACTTCGCGAAGGCGGCGCAACAGGCAGGCATCCTGGGACTGTTGCAGAGTACGTGGGCAGGCTATAATATCAGCGAGGCAGTACTGAAGCCCGCGTTTCCCCAGTTCTCGGCGTTCGTGCTGGCAGCAGAATACGCGTGGAGCAACAGCAGTCCCCCGCCCGACCAGCTGCCCTACTCGCCCGACGACCTGTTCATGGATCTGTTTGAGCGTCGACCTCTAACCGCGCGCCCAAGAGCCGGCTTCGCGCTGGACATCTCCGAAGCCATGAACATCAGCGCAGCACAGACCAACACGCAGGGTTGGCTTGGACTGGGAGCGGAACACGACCTGCGCCAGCTGCCGCGCGGCGAACAGTCGCTGGGAGGGGTGCGGTTTCGCCTGTCACCGGACCCGGCGAAGCCGTCGGCTGTGGCCCTTGCCAGCTTCATGCTTCCCGCACAATCGTTGCCACGCATGGTACACCTGCCTGTCGGTCGCAGGGCGTCCGCGCTTTACTTCCTGCACGCCACCGGCTGGCAGGTCGACAGGAACAGGCTCGTGGGCAGATACCGCATCTGGTACACCGACAACACCAGCGAGGACATCCCGCTGGAGTACGGCGTGAACATCTGCGCATGGGATGACATCAGCCCGGCATATTTTGCCAAAGTGGTGTGGCGGGGGCAATGCGCGGATGGATCAACCGTCGCCCTGCGCGCTTTGCGCTGGGACAACCCGCACCCGCAAAAGACCATCGCTGCCATCGAGTTCAGAGTCACCGACGAGATGGCAACTCCCATTCTGTTCGCGGTTACCGGAGTGAACCCATGAACACACCTGAAGAGCAAATCGCCCATAGCACCGAGCAGTCGGTGCGCTTCGCACTGCATTGCCTGACGCCGTGTGACGGGCATCTGCGGGCAACATCCACCTTCGTCAACCCACAGGGCGAGCCGCAACTGTGGCACGACTTCGGTCCGCTGGAAGGTCCCGGCTGGGCGGCAAACAGCCTGGGTGGGGCATCGGTTCTGCTGCGCTACGGAACTATGTTCGGGCGAGAGGATTGCATCCGTGCAGGCAACGCTTTGATAGAGCATACTCTCGCTCACTTTGTGGACGTGCACGACCGCCTGCAGTGGCTCTACCGCGATGTGCGCCACGGAACGTTTTATCTGAACTTCAAGCATAACCGCGACTGGTTCTGCCCCGGCAGCGTGGCTCGAGTGGTACTGCAGATGCTGGAATGCGGGGAACGAACAGCCGTGCCCTCGCTGCAGAAAAAACTCCATGCCTGCGCCTGCACCACTGCTCGTTGGCTCAGCGCCGTTACCCCTGCCCTGCCCAATGGCTGGTTCCCGCGCCGAATCACCCTGCAGGGCGAGCCGTATCCTTTTGCCGCGGAAGGTGGTAACGATCCCATCTTTGACTGCAGCGGCGACGGCACACACTTTCTGTGGATGTGGACAGAACTCACGCGCAGGGGGCTGGCGGATTATCGTCCGCAACTGCAACGTGGGATAGAGGCTTTCCAGAAAGCGGGAGGTTTGTACGGCAGCGTGAACCACGACACCTATGACAGGCAGGAGAACGTCGCTTACGCCATCGCCTTTCGCACCTTTGTCCGCGCTGCAGACGTGTTGGGAGACCCCTCCCTGAAGTCATACGCGCTCCAGAAGATACTGCCTGGGCTGGAACGGTTCGTCATGCACGAGGACCGCAACGGTGTGGCAACCAAAGGGCTGCTATACATGGAGGACAGCTGGGACACCGCCTACCTGTGGGAGAACGCGGAAGCCGCTCTCGCCTATCTGGAAGCACACCGCCTCAGTGGAGAGCGACTTTACGAACAGCGTGCGCTGGACATTCTGACCGCTATCTCCAAACACCATTACGGCGAGTACGGCTTCCTCACCGAAGGCGTGGACTGGAACAACCATGTGGGTAAACAACATCACATCGGGCAGGCGGAACACGGCGCCATCGCCTACACGGAACCCCTGTTGAACAACCTGTACCATGTGGAGGCTTACTGCGAGTGGAAGAGCCACAGGGGACGGTGAGTGTTCCGCCGGGCGAACCTGTATCTATACAATCCCCTCCGGCTCCCATTCACCATCGGTCTCGGAGCGCCAGCCGTGTTTGCCGACAAGGGGTACGAACACACAATAGCC
This window harbors:
- a CDS encoding DUF6259 domain-containing protein — its product is MIRRTTQISPAAPVWRQEKDRYIVTTGTYALALSVADGSILSLIARGSQKPILRSGEYGLWHLRFRNGDKLSATSLSPQTEIRGNTLYLRYSHPQALVTVQVIAQAEYIDWMGEVSPHTETVLDFALPARCRFDHTQLVRLVCPMDGNQSVGAAFTASFFGQQPEDRPSAWRPAPAGPDGYIRLFGGALVQRADDDPPVEIEPAAQASRWLPERVLAGISGARAIVNRPSRREHLDVVLVDSPNGVYFGARQMGAGYLWRVGGRVESAQKGIVRSLVTGVLEKLGVQGRIGLIVLTNAPRSGGWAAVTISEWQESLQELEASSGGRLRLQQFHSVPELLRALREGSYLAVINPYGEWLPAPPRGGIEATLESIRYFVQNGGHWFEVGGYPFFYALQPVQYFSIRVIYPPAFADFLHWETQAGNVSLYRVQPRNWQPWDREHLFIPGWLAWGGDENGGYAERAFGTYVPAGSSWRAPVVRVHVGKTAQQALQMYAKANGIHRRLSQKMRRPLLERFKRAVLVYYAGNASEKLQALPHLPVPSLIHFADYLKGGFDKEYPDHLPPHPGFGTTQELAAFLREARRRGHLVMPYTNPTWWCDDPKGPTFQREGDAPLLRTLDGQLSRERYGQNEGYTICFWHPAVQRANRRTRQQFTEQFPVDILFQDQCGARGWLYDTNPVSPSPYAYTEGLLSMVAEDSAVVPLSTESGWDQVAEYESQLCGMAWSLIPTEYAPDWRTLLREQFPPHAWEVFPLAQFLAHDKAAMVMHDLGQFVTNREVLAWVLGLGFGISARVSATALSCDSSREWLRWLSRLQQSVCARYIGEPLRAFRHERIGKGEGILRADFGRVRVVANLNPHPQQVTVGRQGVFLASFGYYAVGEGMLAANLQAAGKRVFDAEGVSFVIENRSSHADLWVYARAGESLAVPWQGRQRSTLRLHWDSGVTFQTAARDGTLSLTTPTAPARQQVAPPATLAKRAPRDWMPKPAIGVLDMPGLSPVWSTITPEKWLRALQASRLTKEWKVPVRAISSAAELNRALDAGVTRWFAIVNPYGEVFPAEGGWASMLERIKRYVQNGGIWWETAGYSFFIASYPQRDGWRQEVVSTRGMETLGLPVGGGSVEQPPEPLLVPEEGRRWLGERLSEQVSARRSVVNRGLPRSPDAPPHVALVSGQRDDFIGGYRLGGWGWLWRIGGFYPNPDVAIPVVVAVLERLYSQPPPPPQRDTVRRVWHATIT
- a CDS encoding beta-N-acetylhexosaminidase, translating into MYSWSRTVWIFWLMGVLCLAEAQSVQSPWIQVTYRGTNGAEVRLAGISLIRKTSLQSATPDWNTPYYSSGGTAPCVRAESSQRRLVAEHGRLDSPFTATEEWRLLDDYTLQVTVRCAITQDVPAIAEYCVGYLRAQPLVGATYTAETPDGILSGTIPAVARTADRDDSTFARRFRKLTLQTRFGTLEITAEGDNPDIILFDGRKNSQGWAREAPTLWLGYLQFPLQKGLPVTLRVTIRFTPVERVQPVERVAVATRIVPMKDAVGVEVRPVLLVPQPKQVQWREGFLPLNARTRVVAMDKASLSAAQSFANMLRDRYGLTLPVATGIPSRLDNAVLFGLRPCLSRLPRAWQSLLKVPEQKQGYSLLVGASAAAVLGSDERGVFYGSQTLQQCLQARPEGAALRRVLVIDYPSLQFRGAHLFLGNNALPFHKKLMERIFSHLKLNALVLESEYTRWDSAPEIAVDFSMDKRDLRQVIAFAQQHQMEVIPLVQSMGHSEWIFRNGQNLDITEDPENPRAYCPLNPRTYSFIDAVYDEALQLFVPRFFHIGHDEVNLFGRFPYHEECQRRGLTQLFVDDVLHHYNRFKQRNIRTMMWGDMLLHRSESADMAAFAESPEEAQRRREMLPKDIIICDWHYQPRPAEEFVQKNLRVFQQAGFEVIATTWYTPMNIYNFAKAAQQAGILGLLQSTWAGYNISEAVLKPAFPQFSAFVLAAEYAWSNSSPPPDQLPYSPDDLFMDLFERRPLTARPRAGFALDISEAMNISAAQTNTQGWLGLGAEHDLRQLPRGEQSLGGVRFRLSPDPAKPSAVALASFMLPAQSLPRMVHLPVGRRASALYFLHATGWQVDRNRLVGRYRIWYTDNTSEDIPLEYGVNICAWDDISPAYFAKVVWRGQCADGSTVALRALRWDNPHPQKTIAAIEFRVTDEMATPILFAVTGVNP
- a CDS encoding TIM barrel protein; amino-acid sequence: MKQVVTWWPVSRLPLKQAIAELKRIGFHGVEMAPRETWDEIRAAGLRIATIVGHASLTDGLNRKENHNRIEDELKRNIDLAAQYDIPVLICFSGNRRGISDEEGIANCAEGLKRVAPYAEQKGVTLAMELLNSKVDHPDYQCDRTWWGVEVCKRVNSPRVKLLYDIYHMQIMEGDLIRTIRANIQYIAHFHTAGNPGRRDPDETQEIYYPAVMRAIKETRFDGFIGHEFGPKGDPIEALRKAYQICDV